In Pseudonocardia cypriaca, a single genomic region encodes these proteins:
- a CDS encoding ABC transporter ATP-binding protein, with translation MIELDSVSKIYRSGSIEVRALDRIDLSIAEGEFVAIMGSSGSGKTTLMNVLGCMDSPTSGVYRLGGTDVGSLSENQLARIRNLRIGFVFQSFNLVARTSAQANVELPLIYAGTHDRKRRARAALERVWLGERSHHMPNQLSGGEQQRVAIARALVTDPRMILADEPTGNLDSHATTEIMDLFCELNHEGHTIVLITHERSVAMLARRVVVLQDGRIVSDKAAGGALVG, from the coding sequence ATGATCGAGCTCGATTCCGTTTCGAAGATCTATCGCTCCGGCTCCATCGAAGTGCGCGCGCTCGATCGCATCGACCTGTCGATCGCGGAGGGGGAGTTCGTCGCGATCATGGGATCTTCCGGGTCGGGCAAGACCACGCTCATGAACGTCCTCGGCTGCATGGACTCGCCCACATCCGGCGTCTACCGGCTCGGCGGCACCGACGTCGGCTCGCTCTCGGAGAACCAGCTCGCCAGGATCCGCAACCTGCGGATCGGGTTCGTGTTCCAGTCCTTCAACCTCGTCGCGCGCACGAGCGCGCAGGCCAACGTGGAGCTCCCGCTCATCTACGCGGGAACCCACGATCGCAAGCGCCGCGCGCGTGCCGCGCTGGAGCGGGTGTGGCTCGGCGAGCGGTCGCACCACATGCCCAACCAGCTGTCGGGCGGCGAGCAGCAACGCGTGGCCATCGCGCGAGCCCTCGTCACCGACCCGCGGATGATCCTCGCCGACGAGCCGACCGGGAACCTCGACTCCCACGCGACCACCGAGATCATGGACCTGTTCTGCGAGCTCAACCACGAAGGGCACACCATCGTGCTCATCACCCACGAGCGCAGCGTGGCCATGCTCGCCAGGCGGGTCGTCGTGCTGCAGGACGGCCGGATCGTGAGCGACAAAGCCGCGGGGGGTGCGCTGGTCGGCTGA
- a CDS encoding SAM-dependent methyltransferase has product MPDSPVAPPPEYLKIPSAARVWNYWLGGKDHYEVDRAAGRAVEAAYPQIVTLARRSRQFLIRAVRLLAGELGVRQFLDIGTGLPTMLNTHEVAQSIAPDCRVVYVDNDPIVLAHARALLTNTTPEGVTTYVDADVRDIETIVSDARNVLNFNEPIAVMFLGILGYVPDHDEARSIVTRVMDAVAPGSYLLVRHNTDSGAAVREAADRYAESGADPYHLRTVAQLHELFSGLELVEPGLVPVELWRPDEPGPGNAAEHTGDHGGLARKPISPGA; this is encoded by the coding sequence ATGCCCGACAGCCCGGTCGCACCGCCCCCGGAGTACCTGAAGATCCCGAGTGCGGCGCGGGTGTGGAACTACTGGCTGGGCGGCAAGGACCACTACGAGGTGGACCGCGCCGCCGGACGTGCGGTCGAGGCGGCCTACCCGCAGATCGTCACGCTGGCCCGCCGGTCGAGGCAGTTCCTCATCCGCGCCGTGCGCCTGCTCGCCGGGGAGCTCGGGGTGCGCCAGTTCCTCGATATCGGCACCGGGTTGCCCACGATGCTGAACACGCACGAGGTCGCGCAGTCGATCGCGCCCGACTGCCGGGTGGTCTACGTCGACAACGATCCGATCGTGCTCGCCCATGCGCGGGCTCTGCTCACCAACACGACTCCGGAAGGCGTCACCACGTACGTCGATGCGGATGTGCGCGACATCGAGACGATCGTTTCGGATGCCCGCAACGTTCTGAACTTCAACGAACCGATAGCGGTGATGTTCCTCGGCATCCTCGGCTACGTACCGGACCACGACGAGGCAAGGTCCATCGTGACGCGGGTGATGGACGCGGTCGCACCCGGCAGCTACCTCCTCGTGCGCCACAACACCGACAGCGGCGCGGCGGTGCGCGAGGCGGCCGACAGGTACGCGGAGAGCGGCGCCGACCCGTACCACCTGCGCACCGTCGCACAGCTCCACGAGCTCTTCAGCGGCCTCGAGCTGGTCGAGCCCGGCCTGGTGCCCGTGGAGCTGTGGCGCCCGGACGAGCCGGGGCCGGGCAACGCTGCCGAGCACACCGGCGACCACGGCGGTCTCGCCCGCAAGCCGATCAGCCCCGGCGCGTGA